From the genome of Lotus japonicus ecotype B-129 chromosome 6, LjGifu_v1.2, one region includes:
- the LOC130725101 gene encoding stemmadenine O-acetyltransferase-like, with amino-acid sequence MEDHNKKYGLETIPTLNPGEECGLAKQVRNQIKKIDKDFMRKLQEGNDHLSFLMDNVERLLLKEELVPFNFTSLCRFPLYEADFGWGKPTWVGSAALTFKNLVVFVDAKNGGGIEAYVSMAVEDMAKFEADEELNACVKKI; translated from the exons ATGGAAGATCACAACAAGAAATA TGGTTTAGAGACAATCCCAACTTTGAACCCTGGGGAGGAGTGTGGGCTAGCGAAGCAG GTAAGGAATCAGATAAAGAAGATTGACAAGGATTTCATGAGAAAACTACAAGAAGGAAATGATCATTTGAGTTTTCTTATGGATAATGTAGAGAGGTTACTTTTAAAGGAAGAGTTGGTGCCGTTTAATTTCACAAGTCTGTGTAGGTTTCCTCTGTATGAAGCTGATTTTGGTTGGGGAAAACCAACATGGGTGGGTTCGGCTGCTTTAACTTTTAAGAATCTGGTTGTGTTTGTTGACGCCAAGAACGGTGGTGGGATAGAGGCGTACGTTAGCATGGCGGTGGAGGACATGGCAAAGTTCGAAGCAGACGAGGAGTTGAATGCCTGTGTCAAGAAAATATAG